The Methanosphaera stadtmanae DSM 3091 genome includes a window with the following:
- a CDS encoding ABC transporter substrate-binding protein produces MNKKIKYGLLACVVIVIAIVAISSILGSAEKNDPTHLVVTMMGHAGEPETGFNPLTGWGCGHLNFNPLIQSTLLTSDENGDFVGDLATNYTTSSDGLIWTVNIRDDVKFSNNASLKASDVAFTFNEARQSNSQLDMSNLEEAKALNDTTVEFKLKKAQSSFVYDLRYIGIVPEEGYNNETYGANPIGSGPYKLKQWDKGQQAILEVNDNYYGKKPYFTQLTILFPEEDTAFELVKSHQADVVQAPFTSLNQTVDGYELINYTSPRAQGLSLPYLNNTGLTTDNGHAVGNNVTADKAIREALNIGIDRTSIINSVYKGYGKAEYSGVDSQVYANNDSKVTDNNPQEAKNILEQAGWVDTNGDGIREKDGKNASFKLYYSSKDQSRQSLATVISEQAKPLGINIELVGTDWDTIYQNMYSEAALMQQSSDNPYRTVYQQYHSKENFTEDDYMNPNAYNSSEVDAILEEALSSTNQNESNNLWAKAAYTGNGGFGPKGDAPWLWVADYNYCYFVKDGINMGKEPMMGQDYLANICDWTRENTTA; encoded by the coding sequence ATGAATAAAAAAATAAAATATGGGTTACTTGCCTGTGTTGTTATAGTAATAGCAATTGTTGCAATCTCATCAATTTTAGGTTCTGCAGAAAAAAATGATCCTACACATTTGGTTGTAACAATGATGGGACATGCAGGTGAGCCTGAAACAGGTTTCAATCCTTTAACAGGATGGGGTTGTGGCCATCTAAATTTTAATCCTTTAATACAGAGCACATTATTAACATCTGATGAAAATGGAGATTTTGTTGGTGATTTAGCAACAAATTACACAACAAGTTCTGATGGACTCATATGGACTGTTAATATAAGAGATGATGTAAAATTCTCAAATAATGCTTCTCTTAAAGCTAGTGATGTAGCATTCACATTTAATGAAGCAAGACAAAGTAACTCTCAATTAGATATGTCTAATTTAGAAGAAGCTAAAGCATTAAACGATACAACAGTTGAATTTAAATTAAAGAAAGCTCAATCTAGCTTTGTATATGATTTAAGATACATTGGAATAGTACCAGAAGAAGGTTATAATAATGAAACATATGGGGCAAATCCTATAGGTTCTGGACCTTATAAATTAAAACAATGGGATAAAGGTCAACAAGCAATACTTGAGGTTAATGATAATTATTATGGTAAAAAACCATATTTCACACAATTAACAATACTTTTCCCTGAAGAAGATACAGCTTTTGAACTTGTTAAATCACATCAAGCAGATGTAGTACAAGCACCATTTACAAGCTTAAATCAAACTGTTGATGGATATGAACTAATAAATTATACAAGTCCTCGTGCACAAGGTTTATCACTACCTTATTTAAATAATACTGGACTTACAACAGATAATGGTCATGCTGTAGGTAACAATGTAACAGCAGATAAGGCTATTAGAGAAGCATTGAATATTGGTATTGATAGAACATCAATAATCAATTCAGTATATAAAGGATATGGTAAGGCAGAGTATTCTGGTGTAGATTCACAAGTTTATGCAAATAATGATTCAAAAGTAACTGATAATAATCCTCAGGAAGCTAAAAATATATTAGAACAAGCAGGATGGGTTGATACTAATGGTGATGGTATAAGAGAAAAAGATGGTAAAAATGCATCATTTAAATTATATTATAGTTCTAAGGATCAATCACGTCAATCACTTGCAACTGTAATATCAGAACAAGCAAAACCACTTGGTATTAACATTGAATTAGTTGGAACAGATTGGGATACAATCTATCAAAACATGTATAGTGAAGCTGCATTAATGCAACAATCCTCAGATAATCCATATCGTACAGTATATCAACAATATCATAGTAAGGAAAACTTCACAGAAGATGATTATATGAATCCAAATGCATATAATAGTTCTGAAGTTGATGCTATATTAGAGGAAGCTCTAAGTTCCACAAATCAAAATGAATCAAATAATTTATGGGCTAAAGCAGCATATACAGGAAATGGTGGATTTGGACCAAAAGGTGATGCACCATGGTTATGGGTTGCTGACTATAATTATTGTTATTTTGTAAAAGATGGAATTAATATGGGTAAAGAACCAATGATGGGTCAAGATTATCTTGCTAATATATGTGATTGGACACGTGAAAACACAACTGCATAG
- a CDS encoding GNAT family N-acetyltransferase, with amino-acid sequence MNIKITELKEEYIEKYNIKEFLFNMIKTCYNMDYIPQYHYDIVNLKQYYINSRKNNFYIAIDTDTDTLIGTSAVREYDKDYNIKGKTYTPDTTASIYRVFVNSKYRHCKVGSKLVNKIEQFCKQTQYNTIYLHTQKDSYGALPFWMHNNYKITYNTHDSLGTIHMEKVLQ; translated from the coding sequence ATGAATATAAAAATTACAGAACTTAAGGAAGAATATATTGAAAAATACAATATAAAAGAATTTTTATTTAACATGATAAAAACATGTTATAACATGGATTATATACCACAATACCATTATGATATAGTAAATCTAAAACAGTACTATATAAATTCAAGGAAAAACAATTTCTACATAGCAATAGATACAGATACAGACACACTTATTGGAACATCAGCAGTAAGAGAATATGATAAAGATTATAATATTAAAGGAAAAACATACACTCCTGATACAACAGCAAGTATCTACAGAGTATTTGTAAATTCAAAATATAGACATTGTAAAGTAGGAAGTAAATTAGTAAATAAAATAGAACAATTCTGTAAACAAACACAATACAACACAATATACCTACATACACAGAAAGATAGTTATGGAGCACTTCCATTTTGGATGCATAATAACTATAAAATTACATACAATACCCATGACTCACTGGGAACAATACATATGGAAAAAGTATTACAATAA